From Coffea arabica cultivar ET-39 chromosome 10e, Coffea Arabica ET-39 HiFi, whole genome shotgun sequence, one genomic window encodes:
- the LOC140015235 gene encoding protein SRC2 homolog, whose amino-acid sequence MECRQFEVTLISAVNLPNVRELGQMKVYAKVLIKGYSNSEWITSVDRERETNPYWNCRIKYTLPEKAVEKDGVLLVIKLYCERSLLPDKYENLEYYVNRNDVDGKFGKLKLSYDFGKTTVTISEKEPSFGEAVVEGAMNGVLHAAIAVDIGRVRTNVINLSTTE is encoded by the exons ATGGAGTGCAggcagtttgaggtcactctaATTTCTGCCGTTAATCTTCCAAATGTTCGAGAACTTGGCCAGATGAAAGTTTATGCGAAGGTTCTAATAAAAGGATATTCAAACTCAGAGTGGATTACTTCTGTGGATAGGGAAAGAGAGACAAACCCTTATTGGAATTGCAGGATTAAGTACACACTCCCTGAGAAAGCTGTTGAGAAGGACGGTGTTCTGCTTGTTATCAAATTGTACTGTGAAAGATCATTGTTGCCTGATAAATAT GAAAACTTGGAATATTATGTGAACAGGAATGATGTTGATGGTAAATTTGGGAAACTGAAACTCTCGTATGATTTTGGGAAGACGACGGTTACAATTTCTGAGAAAGAACCTAGTTTTGGGGAGGCTGTGGTAGAAGGAGCAATGAATGGAGTTTTACATGCAGCCA TTGCAGTTGATATAGGAAGAGTGAGAACAAATGTAATCAATCTGTCAACAACAGAATAG